Proteins from one Candidatus Nitrospira nitrificans genomic window:
- a CDS encoding c-type cytochrome, with translation MQIRRSLVTCCAILVGMVGLGFSNLGVKELAVTTQEGDPVSGREIYANTCIRCHGIDGKGALGIKLVPPPADLTSLTVQSRLDGTLFRRIHGGKPNTAMGAWKHALSDEEIWDVLAYVRTFGVESGGQP, from the coding sequence ATGCAGATCAGGCGATCACTGGTAACCTGTTGCGCAATCTTAGTCGGTATGGTCGGACTGGGGTTCAGCAATCTTGGCGTGAAAGAGCTTGCTGTCACGACACAGGAGGGTGATCCAGTCAGTGGACGAGAAATCTATGCGAACACCTGCATCCGCTGCCATGGAATCGACGGGAAGGGGGCACTCGGTATCAAACTTGTTCCACCTCCGGCGGACCTCACTTCACTCACCGTTCAGAGTCGGCTCGATGGGACATTGTTTCGACGAATTCATGGAGGAAAACCCAATACCGCCATGGGTGCATGGAAACATGCGCTCTCCGATGAGGAAATTTGGGATGTCCTGGCCTATGTGCGCACATTCGGGGTCGAGTCCGGTGGGCAACCGTAA
- a CDS encoding YgaP family membrane protein, with translation MACNVGGIERSIRIGAGLLAVMIGIFAGLSTAVAGTALAAGVILLLTGAAGYCPLFALFGINTHCSASDMKE, from the coding sequence ATGGCGTGTAATGTCGGAGGGATTGAGCGATCTATACGAATTGGAGCAGGGCTACTGGCCGTCATGATCGGCATCTTTGCGGGACTTTCGACTGCCGTGGCGGGAACAGCCCTTGCGGCGGGGGTCATCCTGCTGCTCACGGGCGCGGCGGGATATTGCCCGCTGTTTGCGTTGTTCGGGATCAATACACACTGTTCGGCGTCCGATATGAAGGAATGA
- a CDS encoding c-type cytochrome, translating to MSRPVMAGVILVSMLAGTISCVPPPRVTDSEEAVVRRSAGSPVDALFVPPSPETIPGDLRGEQIRLGYKMIADTQEYGKRYIGNALNCTNCHLDAGLNPNSASFVGIATLYPQYRERAGRQMTLVDRINECFERSMNGKPLPPDSVKLTAIVAYITWLSQDMPPGVAVPWRGIPRLISTHQPDPLHGKKVYEKKCVFCHGTDGQGTMAGPPVWGPRSYNIGAGMARISVAASFIKANMPRGWGWTVTDDEAIDAAAYINTQPRPDFPDKIHDWPKGGKPADAPY from the coding sequence GTGAGCCGACCGGTCATGGCAGGCGTCATCTTGGTGAGTATGCTGGCGGGGACGATCAGTTGTGTCCCGCCTCCACGGGTGACGGACAGTGAGGAGGCGGTTGTTCGTCGGAGCGCCGGGTCGCCGGTCGATGCGCTGTTCGTCCCGCCGTCGCCCGAAACGATTCCAGGTGATCTGAGAGGCGAGCAGATTCGCCTGGGCTATAAGATGATTGCCGACACGCAGGAATATGGGAAACGGTATATTGGAAACGCGCTCAACTGCACCAATTGTCATTTAGATGCGGGGCTCAACCCGAATTCCGCATCCTTCGTCGGTATCGCCACTCTCTATCCACAGTATCGTGAACGAGCCGGCCGACAGATGACGCTGGTCGATCGAATCAACGAGTGTTTCGAACGCAGCATGAACGGAAAACCTCTGCCGCCCGACAGCGTGAAGCTCACGGCCATTGTCGCGTACATCACATGGTTATCACAGGATATGCCGCCCGGCGTTGCGGTCCCATGGCGAGGAATCCCACGCCTCATCTCGACCCATCAGCCTGACCCTCTCCACGGCAAAAAGGTCTATGAGAAAAAGTGTGTCTTCTGCCACGGTACCGACGGGCAAGGCACCATGGCGGGACCGCCTGTGTGGGGGCCTCGTTCGTACAACATCGGTGCGGGCATGGCGCGAATCAGCGTGGCGGCTTCGTTCATCAAAGCCAACATGCCGCGAGGCTGGGGCTGGACGGTGACGGACGACGAAGCCATCGATGCGGCGGCCTATATCAATACGCAGCCTCGACCGGATTTTCCCGACAAGATTCATGATTGGCCGAAGGGCGGCAAGCCGGCGGATGCACCCTACTGA
- a CDS encoding OsmC family protein gives MKLTATFHSGTRYDIVSGQHRIITEQAVEDGGQDAGMGPVELFVGSVASCVAYFVGQFCGRHGISRDGLTVEAEWTMAEVPRRVGRIEIGIHLPHRINADQKERLLKVAHGCTVHQSLAVPAGVAIELNPHPRAEKPW, from the coding sequence ATGAAACTCACGGCCACCTTTCACAGCGGGACACGATACGACATTGTGAGCGGCCAACATCGAATCATCACCGAACAGGCGGTGGAGGACGGAGGGCAGGATGCCGGAATGGGTCCGGTGGAACTCTTTGTCGGGTCCGTCGCGAGTTGTGTCGCGTACTTCGTCGGACAATTCTGTGGGCGGCACGGCATCTCCCGAGACGGCTTGACGGTCGAGGCGGAATGGACGATGGCCGAAGTTCCGCGCCGTGTCGGTCGTATCGAGATCGGAATCCATCTTCCCCATCGAATCAACGCAGACCAAAAGGAACGCCTGTTGAAGGTCGCGCATGGCTGCACAGTGCATCAATCCCTCGCGGTGCCTGCCGGCGTGGCGATCGAACTCAATCCCCACCCTCGTGCGGAGAAACCCTGGTGA
- a CDS encoding c-type cytochrome, producing MLNVRIRTVVGSAALVLVGLMSSPQLSFGNDQARAKNIIQQTCVQCHRLEGQPDSRFKLHAPDLIWAGSKYQRPWLIRWLTGQEAPLYAKGYKWDLTQASAKHPMVTESEANALADYFAEHNKDPRVTVGAFDLSKVTKFDVTFGGMAYKAHACLGCHTIEENGKLIGGPQSAALQNAGQRYDKDWLFRFGLNPQDFVPHSGEFLADATEPQLRAVIGFLMAQGVKDFTYYEPWTSREFEMASVDRGKVIYKEYCSQCHGATGKGDGPAASGLEPKPAIHANIPFEKLPSEYLYNVINHGGPAVGKSPNMPYWNLTIGQQGVADVIAYLKVTFKGIPDVAAAGGGAQGGACVQPRKTAKAPDDFLTKTNPLSSSVGAIQGGKDLFLKTAQPVACVMCHGEQGDGKGLMGAALVPPPRNFTCGAMMQAIPDGQLFWIIKNGSPGTGMMPFGSLPDEQVWQLIHYIRSLAK from the coding sequence ATGTTGAATGTGAGAATCCGGACGGTCGTTGGAAGCGCCGCGCTCGTGTTGGTGGGACTCATGTCGTCCCCGCAATTGTCGTTCGGGAACGATCAAGCGCGCGCGAAAAACATCATCCAGCAGACCTGTGTGCAATGCCACCGGCTGGAAGGCCAGCCGGATTCGCGTTTCAAGCTTCACGCGCCTGACTTGATATGGGCCGGCAGCAAGTACCAACGGCCGTGGCTCATTCGTTGGTTGACCGGTCAGGAAGCTCCGCTCTATGCGAAGGGATATAAGTGGGACCTGACACAGGCTTCGGCCAAGCACCCGATGGTCACGGAGTCGGAGGCGAACGCGCTCGCGGATTACTTTGCCGAACACAATAAAGATCCTCGCGTGACGGTGGGCGCATTCGATCTCTCGAAAGTGACGAAGTTCGATGTGACGTTCGGCGGGATGGCCTATAAAGCCCATGCCTGCCTAGGCTGCCACACGATCGAGGAAAACGGCAAGCTCATCGGCGGCCCGCAGAGTGCCGCGTTGCAGAATGCCGGCCAGCGATACGACAAGGACTGGCTGTTTCGTTTCGGTCTGAACCCACAGGACTTCGTGCCGCACAGCGGCGAGTTCCTGGCTGACGCGACAGAGCCACAGTTGCGCGCGGTGATCGGGTTCCTTATGGCGCAGGGCGTGAAGGACTTCACGTATTACGAGCCCTGGACGAGCCGTGAATTCGAGATGGCCAGCGTGGATCGAGGGAAAGTGATTTATAAAGAGTATTGTTCGCAATGTCACGGCGCGACGGGCAAAGGGGATGGACCGGCGGCTTCCGGCCTGGAACCCAAACCGGCGATACATGCCAACATTCCATTCGAAAAGCTCCCGAGCGAATACCTCTACAACGTCATCAATCATGGCGGACCGGCGGTGGGCAAATCGCCGAACATGCCGTATTGGAATTTGACGATCGGTCAACAGGGCGTGGCGGATGTGATCGCCTATTTGAAAGTGACATTCAAGGGAATACCGGATGTTGCCGCAGCGGGTGGTGGCGCTCAAGGCGGTGCCTGTGTGCAGCCGCGCAAGACGGCCAAGGCGCCGGACGACTTCCTGACGAAGACCAATCCGCTTTCGTCGTCCGTGGGGGCAATTCAGGGTGGGAAAGACTTGTTTCTCAAGACCGCGCAGCCTGTTGCATGCGTCATGTGCCATGGCGAGCAAGGAGACGGCAAGGGGTTGATGGGCGCGGCCTTAGTGCCGCCGCCACGAAATTTCACATGCGGCGCGATGATGCAAGCTATTCCAGATGGTCAGCTATTCTGGATCATCAAGAATGGTTCTCCGGGAACCGGCATGATGCCGTTTGGCTCATTGCCGGATGAGCAGGTCTGGCAACTCATCCATTACATCCGGAGTTTGGCGAAATAG
- a CDS encoding DsrE family protein, producing MATFIISGSRGTDDPTMATLPFMAAKTAKEQGHDVVLWLWNEAVTLGRKGVADHITGVNLTPLKELLAAVQAAGVPIWVCGACAVARQVGGGDLVAGASIKGMPDYIKAVAERDRNVMF from the coding sequence ATGGCGACGTTCATTATTTCAGGTAGTCGAGGAACCGATGATCCCACAATGGCGACGTTGCCGTTCATGGCGGCGAAGACGGCGAAAGAGCAAGGGCATGATGTCGTGCTCTGGTTGTGGAACGAAGCCGTCACCTTGGGGCGGAAAGGTGTCGCTGATCATATCACCGGTGTAAACCTGACCCCGTTGAAAGAACTGCTCGCCGCTGTCCAGGCGGCTGGTGTGCCGATCTGGGTGTGCGGCGCCTGTGCAGTGGCCAGACAGGTCGGCGGAGGGGATTTAGTAGCCGGCGCCTCGATCAAAGGGATGCCCGATTACATCAAGGCTGTGGCCGAGCGCGATCGAAACGTGATGTTCTGA
- the ppk2 gene encoding polyphosphate kinase 2: MIAQGLGRIGEPGYALTADDLRRVNTRKGFLRLLENKAVDIEEVRKTLLYEQELRQLQVELVRLQRWVQSDGKRIAILVEGRDAAGKGGTIRRFTEHLNPRAMRVVALPKPTDAERGQWYFQRYIHQLPNRGEIVFFDRSWYNRAVVEPVMGFCTKKEHQRFLQQVPEFEHMLYEDGVTIIKFWFSISKEEQARRFEARRQNPLKQWKLSPVDEKAQELWDAYTRSKEEMFSKTHTTYSPWIIVKANDKQAARLESLRYVLNLLPYKGKEEAQIRLTPDPNVITRFHRKMVELDL; encoded by the coding sequence ATGATCGCCCAAGGGCTTGGGCGTATCGGCGAGCCGGGCTACGCCTTGACCGCGGATGACCTCCGCAGAGTCAATACAAGGAAAGGGTTTCTGAGGCTCCTCGAAAACAAAGCCGTCGATATCGAGGAAGTGCGCAAGACCCTATTGTACGAGCAGGAATTACGACAGTTGCAGGTCGAATTGGTCAGGCTGCAACGGTGGGTGCAGAGCGACGGGAAGCGTATCGCCATTTTGGTCGAAGGACGGGATGCGGCCGGAAAGGGCGGGACGATCCGCCGGTTCACCGAACATCTGAATCCTCGCGCCATGCGCGTCGTGGCTCTGCCGAAGCCGACCGATGCAGAGCGGGGCCAGTGGTATTTCCAGCGGTATATTCACCAACTGCCCAACAGGGGTGAAATCGTGTTCTTCGACCGGAGTTGGTACAACCGCGCCGTGGTCGAACCGGTGATGGGATTCTGCACCAAGAAGGAACATCAACGGTTCCTGCAACAGGTTCCGGAATTCGAGCACATGCTCTATGAAGACGGCGTGACGATCATTAAGTTCTGGTTTTCCATTTCCAAGGAAGAGCAGGCCCGGCGCTTCGAAGCCAGACGTCAGAATCCCTTGAAACAATGGAAGCTCAGCCCGGTCGATGAGAAGGCTCAAGAGTTGTGGGATGCCTACACGCGCAGCAAGGAAGAGATGTTCAGCAAGACGCACACGACTTACAGCCCCTGGATCATCGTCAAGGCGAACGACAAACAGGCGGCGCGACTGGAAAGCTTGCGCTACGTTCTGAACCTGCTGCCCTATAAAGGAAAGGAAGAGGCGCAGATCAGGTTGACGCCCGATCCGAATGTGATCACGCGATTCCACCGCAAGATGGTGGAACTGGACCTGTAA
- a CDS encoding c-type cytochrome, translated as MKTSLLTFLVAAICCALPAGAAEPRMMQPRVPADKLVEARALTSPLSNSPEVIEQGKALYHGKGTCFTCHGVGGDGKGPGGAKLNPAPRNFKHHGFWRHRTEGELFWVIKHGSPGTGMIGFGQVLSDEEIWALIQYERTFAGRHGSGMRGQGMGPMMGEREGMGHRGRKGGKDE; from the coding sequence ATGAAGACGAGTCTGTTGACTTTCCTGGTCGCCGCGATCTGCTGTGCGCTTCCTGCCGGTGCCGCAGAGCCACGGATGATGCAACCGAGAGTGCCCGCGGATAAGCTGGTTGAAGCCCGTGCCCTCACGAGCCCTCTCTCGAATTCTCCGGAAGTCATTGAGCAGGGCAAAGCGCTGTACCACGGCAAAGGTACCTGTTTCACCTGCCATGGTGTGGGCGGAGACGGAAAAGGACCGGGGGGTGCCAAGCTGAATCCCGCGCCTCGCAATTTTAAGCACCACGGATTTTGGCGACATCGCACCGAAGGCGAACTCTTCTGGGTCATTAAACATGGCTCGCCCGGCACCGGCATGATCGGGTTCGGGCAGGTCTTGTCCGATGAAGAGATCTGGGCCCTCATTCAATATGAGCGCACCTTCGCCGGCAGACATGGATCAGGCATGAGGGGTCAGGGTATGGGACCCATGATGGGTGAAAGAGAAGGCATGGGACATCGCGGGCGCAAAGGCGGAAAAGATGAGTGA
- a CDS encoding Spy/CpxP family protein refolding chaperone produces the protein MTKLWKRWMVAVGGAVLIIALTVFPVFADAGHGQMGHGGHDQDDQGDHSGDYLKHLLKHVKEIGLTPEQITKLKSMQLDFKRTEARLEADAKVAKLELHALLEDEQADLIAIQAKVDQLKKAESACLFTVIKSKRNAMAMLTPDQREKDRAVHEHMKSGTQHGGGMGGMMGGMGGGMMGGGGHGQSSGAASGGQQHQH, from the coding sequence ATGACGAAGTTGTGGAAGCGCTGGATGGTTGCAGTTGGAGGAGCCGTATTGATCATTGCGCTGACAGTGTTCCCTGTCTTTGCCGATGCAGGTCATGGGCAGATGGGGCATGGCGGCCACGATCAGGATGATCAGGGCGATCATAGTGGGGACTATCTGAAGCATCTGCTGAAACATGTCAAAGAGATCGGGTTGACGCCGGAACAAATCACCAAGCTTAAATCCATGCAGCTGGACTTTAAACGAACCGAGGCCAGGTTGGAAGCCGACGCGAAGGTGGCAAAACTCGAACTGCATGCGCTGTTGGAAGATGAGCAGGCTGACCTCATTGCGATACAGGCGAAAGTCGATCAACTGAAAAAAGCGGAATCGGCCTGTCTGTTCACAGTCATCAAAAGTAAGCGTAACGCCATGGCCATGTTGACTCCCGACCAACGGGAAAAGGACCGTGCCGTTCATGAACACATGAAGAGTGGAACCCAGCACGGAGGTGGAATGGGAGGAATGATGGGGGGTATGGGAGGTGGAATGATGGGAGGCGGCGGGCATGGACAGAGCAGTGGTGCTGCCAGTGGCGGGCAGCAACACCAGCATTGA
- a CDS encoding c-type cytochrome — translation MSLRIVASLVVVALTASWALAQSHYGNTKNGERIFQQHCAGCHGTTGDGLGPDIKELIVPPANFRAARSRTKTDMELYLAVKQGVLFSPMHSWADRLSNQDMWDVLSYIRTLAPFNPLG, via the coding sequence ATGTCCTTACGTATTGTGGCTAGCCTCGTCGTGGTGGCGTTGACGGCTTCGTGGGCTCTGGCTCAGAGCCATTATGGAAACACGAAGAACGGAGAGAGAATCTTTCAACAACATTGTGCCGGATGCCACGGCACCACCGGTGATGGTCTGGGTCCTGATATCAAGGAGTTGATCGTCCCGCCCGCCAATTTTCGCGCGGCGAGGTCGCGCACAAAGACCGATATGGAACTGTATCTTGCGGTCAAGCAGGGAGTCCTCTTCAGTCCAATGCACAGCTGGGCGGATCGGCTGTCAAACCAGGACATGTGGGACGTCTTGAGCTACATCCGTACGTTGGCTCCGTTCAACCCACTCGGATAA
- a CDS encoding YtxH domain-containing protein, producing the protein MPNQDAKCSPETVVLAFLGGAIGGMIAGILLAPRSGEETRRELKSQARRTEEDIIEKAKEARAALDEVIESGKQFVDEKRADVEAAVKAGREAFKEKMEKCSS; encoded by the coding sequence ATGCCAAATCAGGACGCCAAGTGTTCACCAGAAACCGTTGTCCTCGCATTTCTCGGCGGAGCGATCGGGGGGATGATTGCCGGTATCCTTCTCGCTCCCAGGTCGGGCGAGGAAACGCGTCGTGAATTAAAGAGCCAGGCTCGAAGGACGGAAGAAGACATCATCGAGAAGGCCAAAGAAGCGCGCGCCGCTCTTGATGAGGTCATTGAGAGTGGTAAGCAGTTTGTGGATGAAAAGCGGGCCGATGTCGAAGCGGCGGTGAAAGCTGGTCGGGAAGCGTTCAAGGAGAAAATGGAGAAGTGCAGTAGCTGA
- a CDS encoding TraR/DksA family transcriptional regulator: protein MLIVDNIRKKLITQRRELFREVARTEEDLRWLQSDIESEVEERGQEETMVRLLDRLDGRAKAEIEAIDRALFKLGAEQYGRCEQCRMAIPQSRLEAVPAAAMCMPCEQAEETQAALRK from the coding sequence ATGCTAATAGTCGACAATATTCGAAAGAAGCTGATCACTCAACGGCGTGAGCTGTTTCGGGAAGTGGCTAGGACGGAAGAGGATCTGCGCTGGCTCCAAAGCGATATCGAAAGCGAAGTGGAGGAGCGGGGGCAGGAGGAGACTATGGTTCGGCTGCTCGATCGCCTGGACGGGCGAGCGAAGGCCGAGATCGAGGCGATCGACCGAGCGCTCTTCAAGCTGGGGGCTGAACAGTACGGTCGATGTGAGCAATGCAGAATGGCCATCCCGCAATCCAGGCTGGAGGCGGTCCCGGCGGCCGCCATGTGCATGCCTTGCGAACAGGCGGAGGAGACCCAGGCGGCGCTGAGGAAATAA
- a CDS encoding FAD-dependent oxidoreductase, with protein sequence MSSKRIIIIGGVAGGASAAARARRLCEDCEIIVFERGPYVSFANCGLPYFVGGEIAEQDSLLVQTPESLKARFNLDVRINTEVIRLDRAVRRIRVREVDTGREYEEAYDALILSTGASPLKPPLPGIECPNHFVVRSIPDVEHIMAWSKDCQRCRAVVVGGGYIGLEMAEQLRHRGFDVTMAQALPQVMTPFDPEMAAWLHAELRANGVALHLNDPVVAFEPPSEQEPARASIVVLKSGHRLPADSVVLGLGVTPKVSLAKDAGLEIGNLGGIRVNEHLQTSDRHIWAVGDAIEVRDGVTDQWALIPLAGPANRQGRIAADNVLGRPTRYEHTWGTAILRLFTLTAGCTGANEKSLRRAAIPFQAIHLHPGSHAGYYPGAEPIALKVLFAPDSGKLLGAQAVGHEGVDKRIDVLATALKAGMTIHDLAELELAYAPPYGSAKDPVNLAGMAAQNVLAGDVALAQWNEITSLDPSTTLLLDVRRFDERAQGFIPGSVHIPLDELRQRLSELPRDREIIAYCHSGQRSYIATRILSYHGFRVRNLTGSYRTWQAAQCQ encoded by the coding sequence ATGAGCAGCAAACGCATCATCATCATCGGTGGAGTCGCAGGAGGAGCCAGTGCGGCAGCAAGAGCGCGGCGGCTGTGCGAAGACTGCGAGATCATCGTATTCGAGCGAGGTCCGTATGTGTCATTTGCCAACTGCGGGCTGCCTTATTTTGTCGGAGGTGAAATTGCCGAGCAAGACAGCTTGCTGGTACAAACGCCTGAGAGTCTTAAGGCGCGCTTCAATCTGGATGTACGTATCAACACCGAGGTCATCCGCCTCGACCGCGCAGTCCGGCGCATTCGGGTACGCGAGGTGGACACCGGTCGCGAATACGAAGAAGCCTACGACGCGCTGATTCTTTCCACGGGCGCCTCGCCGCTGAAACCGCCCCTTCCGGGAATCGAGTGTCCGAACCATTTTGTGGTGCGAAGCATCCCCGACGTGGAACACATCATGGCATGGTCGAAAGACTGCCAACGCTGCCGCGCCGTCGTAGTCGGCGGCGGTTATATCGGACTCGAAATGGCTGAGCAACTGCGGCACCGGGGGTTCGACGTGACGATGGCGCAAGCACTGCCCCAGGTGATGACACCCTTTGACCCAGAAATGGCTGCCTGGCTGCACGCGGAGTTGCGTGCCAATGGTGTGGCCCTGCATCTGAACGATCCCGTGGTAGCGTTCGAACCGCCCTCAGAGCAGGAGCCCGCCCGTGCTTCCATCGTGGTGCTGAAAAGCGGGCACCGATTGCCGGCCGATTCGGTCGTACTCGGGTTGGGGGTCACACCAAAGGTGAGTCTGGCAAAGGACGCCGGCTTGGAGATCGGCAACCTGGGCGGCATCCGGGTCAATGAGCATCTCCAAACTAGTGACCGGCATATCTGGGCCGTGGGCGATGCGATTGAGGTGCGTGATGGCGTGACAGATCAATGGGCATTGATTCCCTTGGCTGGTCCAGCGAATCGCCAAGGTCGCATTGCTGCCGACAATGTCCTCGGGCGCCCGACCCGATACGAACATACCTGGGGCACCGCCATCTTGCGATTGTTCACTCTCACCGCCGGTTGCACGGGTGCAAATGAGAAATCCCTTCGCCGCGCCGCCATTCCATTCCAGGCGATACATCTTCACCCCGGTTCACATGCGGGCTATTACCCCGGCGCCGAACCCATCGCGCTGAAAGTTCTGTTTGCGCCTGACTCAGGCAAACTGCTTGGCGCGCAAGCCGTCGGCCATGAAGGTGTGGATAAGCGCATTGACGTGTTGGCTACCGCCCTCAAGGCCGGAATGACCATTCACGACCTGGCCGAATTGGAACTGGCTTACGCGCCGCCGTACGGATCGGCCAAAGACCCCGTCAACCTGGCCGGCATGGCCGCGCAAAATGTGCTCGCGGGCGATGTGGCGCTCGCGCAATGGAACGAGATTACTTCCCTCGATCCCAGCACCACGCTGCTGCTGGATGTTCGCCGCTTCGACGAACGGGCGCAGGGGTTCATTCCCGGTTCGGTTCACATTCCACTGGATGAGTTGCGCCAGCGCCTGAGCGAGCTGCCGCGCGACCGCGAGATTATCGCCTATTGCCACAGCGGTCAACGTTCCTATATCGCAACGCGCATTCTGAGCTACCATGGTTTTCGCGTGCGCAACTTGACGGGATCGTATCGCACGTGGCAAGCGGCCCAATGCCAATGA
- a CDS encoding DnaJ C-terminal domain-containing protein encodes MEFKDYYKTLGVERTATADEIKKAYRKLARTYHPDVSKEANAEARFKEIGEAYEVLQDTEKRAAYDQLGNRWREGQEFTPPPDWGAGFEFTQGRASRGEAPDFSDFFSSLFGNFARQADASRARGEDHHAKIVIPLEDAFQGATRTITLRAPQLDAQGHVALREHTLNVRIPKGIRDGQLIRLAGQGAPGAGGAPGGDLYLEVHFDPHALYRVESHDLSLTLPLAPWEAALGATVKAPTPTGVVEVKIPAGSQSGKKLRLKGRGIPGEPAGDLFLVLDVVLPKADTEQAQQIYQTMARELAFNPREALGV; translated from the coding sequence ATGGAATTCAAAGATTACTACAAGACCCTCGGGGTTGAGCGGACAGCCACAGCCGATGAGATCAAGAAAGCCTATCGCAAGCTAGCGCGCACATATCATCCGGACGTCAGTAAAGAGGCGAACGCAGAGGCGCGCTTTAAGGAAATCGGCGAAGCCTACGAAGTGCTCCAGGACACGGAGAAGCGCGCCGCTTATGACCAACTCGGCAATCGCTGGCGGGAGGGGCAGGAGTTTACGCCGCCGCCCGACTGGGGGGCCGGGTTCGAGTTCACCCAGGGCAGAGCGTCGAGGGGGGAAGCTCCCGACTTCAGCGACTTCTTTTCCAGCCTCTTCGGCAATTTTGCCCGTCAGGCCGATGCGAGCCGGGCGCGCGGCGAGGATCATCATGCGAAGATCGTCATCCCGCTCGAAGACGCGTTTCAGGGGGCGACCCGTACCATTACGCTGCGCGCGCCGCAACTGGATGCGCAGGGCCACGTGGCGCTGCGCGAACACACGCTCAACGTCCGGATTCCCAAAGGCATTCGCGACGGCCAGCTGATCCGTCTGGCCGGCCAGGGTGCACCAGGAGCGGGTGGAGCGCCCGGGGGTGATCTGTATCTGGAAGTTCATTTCGACCCCCATGCGTTATACCGTGTGGAGAGTCATGATCTCTCGCTGACCCTGCCGCTTGCTCCGTGGGAGGCGGCGCTGGGTGCGACGGTCAAAGCGCCGACTCCGACCGGGGTGGTCGAGGTCAAGATTCCGGCAGGCTCGCAGAGTGGGAAAAAACTGCGGCTCAAAGGCCGGGGGATTCCGGGCGAACCGGCAGGCGATCTCTTTCTCGTCCTGGACGTGGTCCTTCCGAAAGCGGACACGGAGCAAGCACAACAGATCTATCAGACCATGGCGCGGGAACTGGCCTTCAATCCGCGCGAAGCACTGGGGGTCTAA
- a CDS encoding chaperone modulator CbpM: MDREQDLLTGSVIGDEGILSIEELARACGAEPQWIIELVAVGVLEPQGAEISLWRFRAADLTCARRVFRLQRDFDASLDAAAVMLDLLDQIEQLRARLKLAGLDVE; encoded by the coding sequence ATGGACAGAGAGCAGGATCTTCTAACAGGAAGCGTGATCGGTGACGAGGGGATACTGTCGATTGAGGAGTTGGCGAGAGCGTGCGGTGCGGAGCCGCAATGGATCATCGAATTGGTGGCTGTAGGGGTGTTGGAGCCGCAGGGTGCGGAGATCTCGCTCTGGCGATTCCGCGCGGCGGATCTCACCTGTGCCCGCCGAGTATTCCGTCTGCAACGGGATTTTGATGCCAGTCTCGATGCGGCCGCAGTGATGCTTGATCTGCTTGATCAGATCGAGCAATTGCGAGCGCGCCTGAAACTGGCAGGGCTGGATGTGGAGTAA
- a CDS encoding hemerythrin domain-containing protein, whose translation MLQHLETIQVIVNALVEEDYELAQGLTELHLGFFQHRQAMAHQEPEKFPSAYHDLAMAHHEEAEKSAKIIPAKDLKQILPPLNNVLKACAACHVEYAVRGQSISYGRIQLSEQKTITAFYEEDHDRLDELFKTFQASKQSDFAKAKEAFKEFKIGLQRHILWEEELLFPMWEEKTGMIEDGPTPVMRFEHDQIKTLLEAIHQKMEQQNLDTDQDEQALVNLLSSHNRKEERALYPAIDNVTSADERATVFSNMKSIPEERYNACCNQH comes from the coding sequence ATGCTGCAGCATCTGGAAACGATTCAGGTGATCGTGAACGCGTTGGTGGAAGAGGATTATGAGCTGGCGCAGGGTCTGACCGAATTGCATCTGGGCTTCTTTCAACATCGCCAGGCCATGGCCCATCAGGAGCCGGAGAAGTTTCCTTCGGCCTACCATGATCTGGCCATGGCCCATCATGAAGAGGCGGAGAAGTCGGCGAAAATTATTCCCGCCAAGGACTTGAAGCAGATCCTGCCGCCGTTGAATAATGTCTTGAAGGCCTGTGCGGCCTGTCATGTGGAGTACGCAGTCAGGGGACAATCGATAAGTTATGGGAGGATCCAATTGAGTGAGCAGAAGACAATCACGGCGTTTTATGAAGAGGATCATGATCGGCTGGACGAGTTGTTCAAGACCTTTCAAGCATCGAAACAGTCGGACTTTGCCAAGGCCAAGGAAGCCTTCAAAGAATTCAAAATCGGCCTCCAGCGGCATATCCTCTGGGAAGAGGAGCTACTGTTCCCGATGTGGGAAGAGAAAACCGGCATGATCGAGGACGGGCCGACTCCCGTGATGCGATTTGAGCATGACCAAATCAAGACACTGCTCGAAGCGATCCACCAAAAGATGGAACAGCAGAATCTCGATACTGACCAGGACGAGCAAGCGCTGGTCAACCTCTTGAGCTCTCATAATAGGAAGGAAGAGCGGGCGCTCTATCCCGCAATCGATAATGTGACCAGCGCGGACGAGCGCGCCACCGTGTTCAGCAACATGAAGAGTATTCCGGAAGAGCGCTACAATGCCTGTTGCAACCAGCACTGA